From the bacterium genome, the window GATTGCATTGGGACACAACCTTGTCGTCAGATCCGGAACGCATGTTGTCTTTCTCGGACTCGCGATTCAATTCATTTGAGCCACACTTTGACAACATGAAGGATTCATTTATAGTACATGGCTACCTTAGAGGCGACAATAATGGCGATAGAAACGTCGATCTCTCTGATTTGAGTGCACTGATAGCATATTTGACTCAGACACCGAGACCCGCACCCTGTGTATTGCAGGCCGCTAATGCTAACGGGGATCCTAAAGTTGATTTGTCGGACCTGACAATTCTCATTGCATACCTGACCAGCACTCCTCGCCCGATTCTGCAATGTGGCGCTGCGGCGAGCCCGTTTCTCAAACCAGACATTGGTTATCACTTGGCAACCGTGTCAAACAGTAGTCGTTATGCAATCTCGCTATCTAGCCAACTACCTCTTCGAGCGGTTCTACTTAAAGTCCAGACATCTGGATCAGTAGGTAGCCTCTTGAGTTCAGAATTTGACCTTTTTGTTGAACGAGCCGGAAACGAAGTGATTATTCTGGCTGTCGACTTGCAGGGTCGTGGGATAATTGACCCGGGCACACAGGAATTGTTCGCGTTTTCGGAAGAGGTGACTATTATCTCATCGGAGGCGTCCACAGCAGAATTCGCAACGGTCTACGGCTCCATCAGCAACCTTGCCTCCCTTGTTCCGGTAGAGTTCGGGCTTTCCCAGAACTATCCGAACCCGTTCAACCCTTCAACCGAGATTAGCTATAGTCTTCCGACTGCCGCATACGTGACATTGGAAGTCTACAACTTGACCGGTCAACGAGTGGCCATCTTGGTCAACAGCGATCAAGCGAGCGGGACTCACACGGTTCGTTGGGATGCCAGCCAGTACGCCAGCGGCGTTTACATGTACCGTTTAACGACTGGAGAATTCACTGAAACGAAGAAGATGCTACTCATCAAGTAGGAGAAGATAACAGCATGATGGCACTCGAATAGCGAGCTATCGAGTGTGTACCAGACCCGGTGGTGTGATCCAGTCACCCGCCGGGTCTTGTTTTGTCATTATTTGGCAGGACCCTGAAAAACGACCGCTTGCAGTCGCCCCCCCCCGCCAACTTTTCCGTACCCGATGGCGGTCTGTGCATTATATTACGGAGCAGCGATTTCGCTCGATCCGGGAGACTCTTTTGACAGGTTCACGCAGTTATATTCATTGGTTCTTTGTCGGTTTCGCAATGGCCGTTCTGCTATTGTGGGCAGGTTTGGCCTTTGCAGTTGACGAGATCAATCTCAAAGTAGAACAGAGCACCGATTACCTTCCCTATCGGGCCGAAATCGAGAACCATCTGTTCTGTGACGTGGAAGCCTCGCCGGTCATTCACTCAAGACATATCATTCGGGTCTCTCAGATCGACGGTCCGTCCGGCTCCTGGGTTTATGCCAAAAACCAGTCACCATGGGTCAACTCCTTCAGCCATCTGCTTCGCATGGAGGTTCCTTCCGGGGTCATCATGCAGGAACATCCGGTCAAAGAACTGATCCTGTCAGATCTGGCCGTGACCATTGACAGTCAGTTGCAGGACACATCCGTGTTGATCTCAGGATTCTGGCACGACTCGGCCTACATCTGTAAATGGACTTTGGCGACCGATTCATTGGAGCGGATCTTTGTAGCTACCGGACCGGACAAAAATGGAAATGGAAGCTGGGATGGTCAGTTCATTTACCAGCACACATCTGACTATGATCAGGATGGCCGCGTTGAGAGTTTCTTTTATCTCAACACCGAGCGGGATCTTGAACCGCGCCTGCTGGTCTGTATCCAGTCCTCGCCCTTTAAGATCGAATGGACACTGCAGATGGCTTCCATGGTCGTGTGGGTGATCCCGATTCGCGACTCACTCTGTTCAGGGGTTTTGGTCTCAACACATTGCCCCGGGCAAGGGGCAGTTGATTCACTATTCACGGATAGTTTCGGCTACTTGGTGCGTATCGATACATCAGGCAAGGTCCAGTACCATCACAAGATCTCGCAGTATCCCGAGGGAACGCGGATGATCCGAGGCCGCGCGAACGAAGATATTTACCTGGCGCATGGATTCGAATTCGATAAGCCACCCGATTCCGCTGACTCTGCGCCGCTCGGGACAGGTCTGTCGCGAGTTGCGTTTGATGGAAGCGTGCTGAATCAAGAAAGCGATAGCGCAGGGCATACATCGATCTGGCTGGCCGACTGGGATGGTGATACCGACGACGAGCTGTTTGTGACTCTGAGGGACGGAAGAATTCGCGTGTTCGAGAGTGACCTGACTTCTGCTGCCATAATTTCATCGCGTGAGATCCAAAGCCATGTATCTTCTTTGCCGGCCTTTGATGGCCACTCTGACGCTCAAGTGATCAATGAGGCCGACGGACACTCGGGGATCTTCGACAATAGATTGACGAAATTGGCCAGCTTGCCCCAGCAATACCAGTACGTTGAGGTTGCCGAACGCGGCGTCAACGGTGAAGCTACGCTTCTGATGTGCGCAGGATATATCGGTGAGTCTCATCTCATTCGCATCCAACGACAAAGCTGGCTGACCCTGGTCGCGATCTTCTACCGGGATAATCAGGTCTATGTGCTGGCCACACTTTTTAGCGCTCTCTTTGGTCTGATGGTGAGCAACTACTACCGCAGGAAGACCAAGCAGAATCTGGCAACGATAAGGAGCCAGAAGATCGAGCTGGAGGAGACCCATGAAGCACTCAAACGGGCGCAGGAGACGATCATCGCGCAGGAGAAATATCGGCAGGCGAAAGATATTGCGGGCGGCTTCGCACACGAGATCAGGAACGCGCTGTTCCCGGCGGATAGTTCGCTAACGCAGGTCAACCAGATGACCATGACGGGGAGTGTCGACCCGGCCAAGGTGTCCAAGCATATTCGGTTGATCTCCAGCGCAGTCTCCCGAGCGATCGGCATCACCCAGTTGATCACGCAATACACGAAGTTGGAATCGGAGAGAATTCCGGAACAGGTAGATCTTCCGGGCGCAGTCCGGGCCGCTTTCGCGGCGCATCGACAGATGCTGGACCAACAGGGGGTGATAGTGTCAGTCTCAGGGCCAGATTCTCTCGCGGTTCTGTCCAACAACACTCAACTGGGAATGGTCTTGAACAACTTGATCCTCAATAGTCTCGATGCCTTGACTAATCGGCCGAAACCAACTATCTTGGTCAGGTGGGAGCGGCTGGAATCCACTGCCAGCGTCACGTTCAGTGACAATGGCTGCGGAATAGCGGCCGATGATCTACACCGGGTATTCGATACGTTTTTTTCAACCAAGCCAAGCCACGGAACCGGACTAGGTCTAGCCACGACCAAACGGATCGTTGAACTGTACGGGGGCGGAATCTCTGTCAGCAGCGAACCGGGATCGGGAACAACCTTCACGATCAGATTCTGTCTGTTTTCTCAGGAGTAACACGAAGAGAATACTTGTTCAATACGGCCTTCACCTATGCTCAAACAACAGCTCGCCAAACTGCTCGTGGTCGATGATGACCCATCCGTTCTTGAAGCTCTGGTCAGTCTTTTCATCGATGATTACGAAGTGATCTCCGCGTCTTCCGGACAAGGCGCAATTGCCCTGGCTGAAGCCCAAGCGGATATTGCGGTGGCTGTTCTGGATATCAAAATGGAGGGATTGGATGGGATCGAAACTGCCCGCCTGATCAAGCGGATCCGTCCCAATCTGATCATCATCTTTCACACCGGATATCCGGGGGATTATGAAGAGCAGTCGATCGATGCCGCCGAAAAGCCATTCGACTTTGTGGAGAAAGGGAGATCGGCTGTTCGCCTGATGCGAAGTGTTCGGAACGGGGTCGATGCCTACCGTTTGAAAACAACCGGCCTCCTGCACCCTCGAACGGATATGCCCGATTATGGATTGATCGGCAAGTCCCAGCCTATTCTCCGGGTAATCCGAGAGGTCGAGATGATCGCCCGTGGAGACAATCGGGTCATGATCCTGGGAGAGACCGGTACCGGCAAGGAATTGGTGGCGAACGCGATTCACTACAATAGTCAGCGTGCGAGCAAGCCGATGGCAGTGCTCCACTGCAATCACAAATCACCTGATCTGGTTGAGTCAGAGCTTTTTGGTCATCTTAAAGGTTCATACACACACGCCTACGAAACTAGAAAAGGGAAATTTGAATTCGCAAACGGCGGCACGATCTTTCTCGACGAAATCGGGGATCTCGACATTACCACCCAGGCAAAACTGCTCCGTGTCGCTCAGGATGGCACCTATACTCCCATCGGCGTTGACACCACGCGCACAACTGATGTTCGCCTGATCTGCGCGACCAACAAGAACCTCTCCAACATGGTCAAACAGGGGACTTTTCGTGATGATCTCTTCTATCGTCTGAAAGGGGTCACGATCGAACTTCCCACCCTGCGCGAACGAAAAGAAGATATTCCCATACTGGTGGATTACTTTGTCAAACGCGATTGTGTCAAGGCCAGTGAACCACCCAAGCATTTCGATCAATCGGCAATTGAACGTCTCATCCAGTATGATTGGCCGGGGAATGTTCGGGAGCTGATGGAAGCGGTTGAAGCGATCTACCAGCGTTCTTACTCCGACTACATAGATGCCGCCGAGGTTGATTCGTATTTGAAAGACAGCACGGCCCATCTGAAATTCATCGATGATCCGGATAGTCTGAGCGGTAAGGTTGAGGCTTACAAATGCGCCTTGATCATTCATGCAATGCGCCAGAACGGCGGCAACACCTCGGCGGCGGCGGCTCAACTTCGGACGGACAAAGCCAATCTGGGGAAGTATATCCGCGACCACGGGCTGGAGTGGGAGTAAAACTACTCCGCTCCAAATCGACTTACGAGGTAAACTCCCTCTGCCCGAGCGACACGCGGTCGTATTCGAAGTAGCTATCCCCTTCCCCTGCAGTTCATTAGCTTTCTCATCGCATCCCGTTCACACTCGGCATCGTAATTGCAATACTCATCAGCACGGCAAGGCTGCCGGCGTGTGAAGGCTGTCCCCATAGTACGAAAAATTTGCGGTCGCACCGGGGAGGTCGACCCTCCCTGATGGCGCCGGGAGTGAGAGGGGCTGCACCTGAATGGCGAGTTTTCGGGTGCTAACTGGTCCGGTCGTGGTAACTAGTCCATGGCCGGGCCTGCTTTTTTTGGTATCTGCCACAGCCGTCCCAGTCAAAAGAAAAGGCCGGTTTCTACAACCGGCCCAAATCAAATCTATGATCCGACCAACTAGCGAGCCGGCGTTGCCGACTTATTCGCGTGCTGGGCATATTTACGATCAGTATTCTGGATATGGTCGATCAGCCAATCGCGCAGGAAGCGAAGCAGCTCGGTCTGAACCGCCACAGAACCACCAGCCGCTTTGGCCGCCATCTCTTTCACCTTCGCAGTGATGTTATTATGCACGTTCTTGTGGGCGGCATAATCAGGATAGTTGATCGATTGCATGAACTTCTCTTCGAACCCGAAGTGGTAGACGGTGTAGTCAACCAGCTCTTTGAGGACGACTTTAGTTTGTTCAGCGCCTTTGCCGGCAACCATGCCGTCATGCAACTTGTTCATCAATTCGACCAGCTTCTTGTGCTGAATGTCAACCTGGGTCACGCCGATCTCAAACTGGGGACCCCACGTCATGATAGCCATAACTTCGCCTCCACTTTTGTTGTTGTATCTACTTTGTTCGTAATATCGGCTCGACTTAATGAAAGTTGAGCAGTTGGACCATTCTTGTCAGACCGGCTCGGCTATCGCCGGAATCCTCCATTGACGATCATCCCAGACCGATCCTCTCTGTTTCGATCCGCCTGTCAGGGACATCGTTGCTCGGCAAGTCAATCTTTGGGCTTTTGTGACGATAACATCACCGAAAAGGGGTAAGCTGAGATCTGCTAATTCCGCCTCATTTCGACCGGGCAGACGGCAACACGAGAGGGTAATCAATGTCACGGATAGCAATCAGATGTGTTGTCACAAACAAGACAATTCACCGGAAAAGCAGTCGTCGGGCAGGGCAAGACATATAATGATGACTGCAAGGCGATTTTATCTTGGCCTGGCCGTGGTGGCCATTGCGATCGGAGGAGTTTTTCTCCTCAAATGGTCGGAGGATCTGGTTGACCAGAACCTTCGGCAATCAATATGCAATCAGGCTGAGCTGATCGCCCGTGCTCTGGACAGCGAAAAGATCCCAGCGCTTACGTTCACCGAATCCGATCTCTCCAATCCTGCTTATCAGACATTATCAGCTCATATGCGCGAGTACTGTCGGGCTATCGTGCCGTTCCTTGAAAGCGCGAGCAACAACACAGCTATCTACTCGATCGCCCGTCGCGACTCGCTTCTCTATTTCGGACCAGAAAGCATTCCACGGGGTGACCGCCGGTCATCGCCACCCGGCACAGTCTACGAACAGCCGCCGATCGAACTGGAAAATCTGTTTCAGACTAAGCATTCGGTAGTTGTCGGCCCGTATGTGGATGAATACGGGAAGTGGGTCTCCGCCTTTGCTCCGGTGATTGACAAGCAAACCGGTGAGGTGATGCTGGTTATCGGTCTCGATCGCGAAGCAGACCATTGGCAGGCGTCGCTCCATGCCGCCATGATAACGCCATCAATACTCGTCGGGCTTCTGCTGCTGGTGGTCCTCGGCGGAGCGTCACTCCTGCGGCATATCAGATTACAGGCAAGCTATCTACCCCGATGGGCTACGCGAAGTGGCGAAATGATCGTCACCGGCTGCCTTGGCATCATGCTCACCGTGATCGGTGTATATGTGGCGCGAGGGATAGAGGATCGCTCCCGCCTGCTGGTCTTCAATAGCATGGCAAACGCGGATGCTCATTTCATTACCGAAGAGGCGAGGTCTCTCCAACGAGAGAGCTTGGCTGGTCTCTCGACCTTTCTTGGAAATACCGAGAATCGCAACCACCTCCGCTTCAGCGAATACACGCGTCATCTTCTCAATAAGAGCATGGTGCAAGCCTGGGGCTGGGCGCCTCGTTTGAGCGCGAATGAAAGATCCTTGTCGGTTGTCCGAGATAATGCACCTCTTGAGCAGGAAATTGAGGTATGGCGACTCGCACCCAATGGAGATGAGCAGACTGTCGTCCCGAATGCAAACTGCTATCCTGTTCGTTTTCTGGAACCATTGGAATCAAATCGACAGGTGATCGGATTGGACCTTGCCTCCGAAACGATCCGTCGCCGAGCCATTGATCGCGCGATTGCCAGTCGCCAGCCTACCGTCAGCGAGCCGATTGCACTACTGACCGGCGATGGGTCAGAAAAGGGGATCCTGCTCGTTGCACCTGTATATAGCGACACCAACAGCGTACTACCTGACGGGATGGCCCTTGCGGTACTAAACCTTGAGTCTTTATTGGGAGCAGTCCGGAGTCATTCCGTATCAAACGGCGCCAGTAGCGTGCTCTCTCTTTATCAGTTGGACACTGGATATACCTCCTTTCTATCATCTACGACAGGTCACGAGATAGTATGGGAACAACAGATCCGTACTTCCAGCAGTGACGGATTCGGCAGTCTTCTCCCGGCGCCGCTCTTTGCGTTTGCCAAGTCATACGCCATCATCGCTCGCCCCGGACCAGAATTTCATGTCAACTATCCGCCGAGGGCCATATGGTTGGTGTTGATCCCCGGTTTGCTGCTTTCAGCGGTTCTTACCGGCCTGGTTGGCGTACTTGCGCGCCGTCGAAGTATGCTGGAAGAGCAGGTGCAACATCGCACTGCTCAACTTTCGGAGAGCGAAGGTCGTTTTCGCGCGTTGTTCGAACGAAACCGAACGATCCAATTGCTGGTGGATCCGGCGGATGGCACCATTGTAGACGCCAATGCGGCAGCTTGTCAGTTCTACGGCTATTCTCTGAAGACTATCACGAGTCTGAAGCTCTATGATATCCACACCTTGCCGGATGGTGAGGTGAAAAAGAACCTCGACCTGGCAAACGGTTCGACACGTGCCAGTTTTCTGGTCAGACACCGGATGGCCAATGGAGAGTTGCGCGATGTTGAGGTGCATGCAAGCCCGGTTCGGGCGAACGGGCGTCTGCTCAATCACGCGATCATCTATGATATCACCGAGCGTGTACGGGCCGAGGCAAAGTTGCGCGAAAACGAATCACTCCAGCGACTTCTTCTGGAGAGCGTCAATGCCGGTGTGATCATTGTCGATTCAGGAACTCAGATCATCGAACGCGTCAACCAGCGTGCCGCCGATCTTTTCGGCGACAAGGAAAACAATATTGTTGGTCGCAATCATCAGGTGTTTTTTGGCACACCTGGATTCACCCCCAATGGAGCTATCTCTTCACCTCAGATTTCCGAGTTCGACAACGTAGACCGCGAACTTCGCCGCGTTGACGGTACTCTGCATCCGATCATGCTCTCTGTGCGCTCTGTCCAGGTCGCCGGAAAAGTGAAATTGTTGGAGACCTTCGTTGACATATCTGAACGAAAAAAAGTCGAAGAGGATATCAGGCGCAAAGAAGCACAACTAAGGTCACTGCTGGATTCAATTCCGGACATGATCTTTTTCAAGGATATCAATGGTGTCTATCTGGGGTGCAATCCGCAGTTTGCGGAGTTTGTCGGACAACCCCGCGAGAAGATCGTCGGTAGCACCGACTATGACCTTTTCGATAAGGCGGTAGCGGACTCGTTCCGCAGTTTTGATAACAAGATGCTGGAGAACCGCCAGTCGCAACATAATGATGAGTGGGTGGTATATCCGGACGGTAGAGGCTGTCTCCTCGATACGCTCAAGACCCCTTTCTGGGGACCCAATGGAGAGCTGATCGGGATTCTGGGGATCAGCCGCGATATCACCGAGCGGAAAGAAGCCGAGGACAAAGTCAGTGCTTATGCGACCGAACTTGAACACAACAAGCAAGCGCTTGAACGCAACGCGGCTTACTTGAGTACTCTCGTAGAAAGTTACGCGCAAGCGCGTGACCAGGCGGAATCGGCGAATAAAGCGAAGAGCGAATTCCTGGCCAACATGAGCCACGAGATCCGTACGCCACTCAATGGCGTTTTGGGCATGCTCGGCTTGCTCATGGATTCCGGCTTGACCAGCGACCAGCATCGCTTTGCGGAGATTGCTCACGCGAGTGGCAAGTCGCTGCTTCACATTATTAATGACGTACTTGATTTCTCGAAGATTGAGGCCAAAAAACTCCAACTGGAACTGATGGACTTCGACCTGAATGACCTGATCGAAGATACTATTGCCAGTATGGCGGTCAATGCACAGTCAAAAGGGCTGGACATCATCAGCGATATGGCAGCGCCCGTTCCCAACCGATTGCACGGAGATCCCGGGCGTCTCCGGCAGATCTTGACAAACTTGCTGGGAAATGCGGTCAAGTTCACCTCGCATGGCGAGGTCTGCCTTCGCGTCACGTTGATTGAAGAGGCGGATCATGAAACGTTACTTCGTTTTGGAGTCCACGACAGCGGCATAGGTATTCCCGCGGACAAACGACAGCTTCTGTTCAAGAAGTTCAGTCAGGTGGATGCTTCGACCACCCGCCAGTTCGGTGGCACCGGGTTGGGTCTTGCGATATCCAAACAATTGGCGGAGCTGATGGGGGGCGAGATCGGGGTGGAGAGCGAACCAGGTGCCGGCTCGGAATTCTGGTTCACAGCCCGCTTCCGCAAACAGTCGAAGGATATATCGTCGCCACTGCAGCCACCTGTCGACCTTCGCGGCATTCACGCCCTGGTGGTCGATGACAATACCACCAGTCGGGAAGTGATGATCAAACTTCTGACCTCATGGGGAATTCGCGCGGAGGAATCGCCCGATGGGGTGGAAGCATACATGGCACTCCACCGTGCCGCGGCGGATCACGACCCGTTCCAACTGGTCATTGTCGATCTGCAGATGCCCGGCATGGATGGCGAAGCACTGGGTATGGTTGTCAGTACCGACCATCGACTGGCCGACTGCCGACTAGTCCTCTTGACAGAGCTGGGTTCTCGCGGGGATGCCAGGCGCTA encodes:
- a CDS encoding PAS domain S-box protein: MMTARRFYLGLAVVAIAIGGVFLLKWSEDLVDQNLRQSICNQAELIARALDSEKIPALTFTESDLSNPAYQTLSAHMREYCRAIVPFLESASNNTAIYSIARRDSLLYFGPESIPRGDRRSSPPGTVYEQPPIELENLFQTKHSVVVGPYVDEYGKWVSAFAPVIDKQTGEVMLVIGLDREADHWQASLHAAMITPSILVGLLLLVVLGGASLLRHIRLQASYLPRWATRSGEMIVTGCLGIMLTVIGVYVARGIEDRSRLLVFNSMANADAHFITEEARSLQRESLAGLSTFLGNTENRNHLRFSEYTRHLLNKSMVQAWGWAPRLSANERSLSVVRDNAPLEQEIEVWRLAPNGDEQTVVPNANCYPVRFLEPLESNRQVIGLDLASETIRRRAIDRAIASRQPTVSEPIALLTGDGSEKGILLVAPVYSDTNSVLPDGMALAVLNLESLLGAVRSHSVSNGASSVLSLYQLDTGYTSFLSSTTGHEIVWEQQIRTSSSDGFGSLLPAPLFAFAKSYAIIARPGPEFHVNYPPRAIWLVLIPGLLLSAVLTGLVGVLARRRSMLEEQVQHRTAQLSESEGRFRALFERNRTIQLLVDPADGTIVDANAAACQFYGYSLKTITSLKLYDIHTLPDGEVKKNLDLANGSTRASFLVRHRMANGELRDVEVHASPVRANGRLLNHAIIYDITERVRAEAKLRENESLQRLLLESVNAGVIIVDSGTQIIERVNQRAADLFGDKENNIVGRNHQVFFGTPGFTPNGAISSPQISEFDNVDRELRRVDGTLHPIMLSVRSVQVAGKVKLLETFVDISERKKVEEDIRRKEAQLRSLLDSIPDMIFFKDINGVYLGCNPQFAEFVGQPREKIVGSTDYDLFDKAVADSFRSFDNKMLENRQSQHNDEWVVYPDGRGCLLDTLKTPFWGPNGELIGILGISRDITERKEAEDKVSAYATELEHNKQALERNAAYLSTLVESYAQARDQAESANKAKSEFLANMSHEIRTPLNGVLGMLGLLMDSGLTSDQHRFAEIAHASGKSLLHIINDVLDFSKIEAKKLQLELMDFDLNDLIEDTIASMAVNAQSKGLDIISDMAAPVPNRLHGDPGRLRQILTNLLGNAVKFTSHGEVCLRVTLIEEADHETLLRFGVHDSGIGIPADKRQLLFKKFSQVDASTTRQFGGTGLGLAISKQLAELMGGEIGVESEPGAGSEFWFTARFRKQSKDISSPLQPPVDLRGIHALVVDDNTTSREVMIKLLTSWGIRAEESPDGVEAYMALHRAAADHDPFQLVIVDLQMPGMDGEALGMVVSTDHRLADCRLVLLTELGSRGDARRYQEVGFSAYVAKPIRHQEFKEILALAVSQERGTSGDTQAIVTRHTARESLSLKNRRKSRILLADDNTTNQQVALGMLKKLELRADAVANGYEVLNALQSIPYDLVLMDVQMPVMNGLEATKQIRSPKTPIPNHEIPIIAMTAHAMQEDRQTCLEAGMNDYLSKPVEIQELAAVLAKWLPDDAIEGHRHPKESEMVGATTTVTKAVPVFDRAGMLARLSDDVDLARLIVGGFLEDLPRLVQSLRDMIEKEDPAGVQMQAHTIKGASANVGGEMVRQLAFEIEKVGKAGNLQSVQGLMSQLEAEVDRLMRAMQQDLEMAQ
- a CDS encoding bacteriohemerythrin → MAIMTWGPQFEIGVTQVDIQHKKLVELMNKLHDGMVAGKGAEQTKVVLKELVDYTVYHFGFEEKFMQSINYPDYAAHKNVHNNITAKVKEMAAKAAGGSVAVQTELLRFLRDWLIDHIQNTDRKYAQHANKSATPAR
- a CDS encoding HAMP domain-containing histidine kinase, with product MAVLLLWAGLAFAVDEINLKVEQSTDYLPYRAEIENHLFCDVEASPVIHSRHIIRVSQIDGPSGSWVYAKNQSPWVNSFSHLLRMEVPSGVIMQEHPVKELILSDLAVTIDSQLQDTSVLISGFWHDSAYICKWTLATDSLERIFVATGPDKNGNGSWDGQFIYQHTSDYDQDGRVESFFYLNTERDLEPRLLVCIQSSPFKIEWTLQMASMVVWVIPIRDSLCSGVLVSTHCPGQGAVDSLFTDSFGYLVRIDTSGKVQYHHKISQYPEGTRMIRGRANEDIYLAHGFEFDKPPDSADSAPLGTGLSRVAFDGSVLNQESDSAGHTSIWLADWDGDTDDELFVTLRDGRIRVFESDLTSAAIISSREIQSHVSSLPAFDGHSDAQVINEADGHSGIFDNRLTKLASLPQQYQYVEVAERGVNGEATLLMCAGYIGESHLIRIQRQSWLTLVAIFYRDNQVYVLATLFSALFGLMVSNYYRRKTKQNLATIRSQKIELEETHEALKRAQETIIAQEKYRQAKDIAGGFAHEIRNALFPADSSLTQVNQMTMTGSVDPAKVSKHIRLISSAVSRAIGITQLITQYTKLESERIPEQVDLPGAVRAAFAAHRQMLDQQGVIVSVSGPDSLAVLSNNTQLGMVLNNLILNSLDALTNRPKPTILVRWERLESTASVTFSDNGCGIAADDLHRVFDTFFSTKPSHGTGLGLATTKRIVELYGGGISVSSEPGSGTTFTIRFCLFSQE
- a CDS encoding sigma-54-dependent Fis family transcriptional regulator, with the protein product MLKQQLAKLLVVDDDPSVLEALVSLFIDDYEVISASSGQGAIALAEAQADIAVAVLDIKMEGLDGIETARLIKRIRPNLIIIFHTGYPGDYEEQSIDAAEKPFDFVEKGRSAVRLMRSVRNGVDAYRLKTTGLLHPRTDMPDYGLIGKSQPILRVIREVEMIARGDNRVMILGETGTGKELVANAIHYNSQRASKPMAVLHCNHKSPDLVESELFGHLKGSYTHAYETRKGKFEFANGGTIFLDEIGDLDITTQAKLLRVAQDGTYTPIGVDTTRTTDVRLICATNKNLSNMVKQGTFRDDLFYRLKGVTIELPTLRERKEDIPILVDYFVKRDCVKASEPPKHFDQSAIERLIQYDWPGNVRELMEAVEAIYQRSYSDYIDAAEVDSYLKDSTAHLKFIDDPDSLSGKVEAYKCALIIHAMRQNGGNTSAAAAQLRTDKANLGKYIRDHGLEWE